DNA sequence from the Novosphingobium sp. KACC 22771 genome:
CCGCCCCCCGGCGCGCTTTACAGGCCGCAGCATCGGGAATTGCTCTTCCCAATAGCGCAGGACATGCGGTTGGATCGACAGTGCCTTGGAAACTTCACCGATCGTGCGGAATGCGTCAGGCGCCTTGTCCGTCATGCCAGCCACACTCCGCCGATCATCATCCGTCAACCTTCAACCGCGCGCGTCAATTCGCGACGCGGTCTTTCAGCATCTGGCTGGCGCGGAAGGTCAGCACGCGCCGAGGCGTGATGGGAACTTCAACGCCGGTCTTGGGATTACGGCCCACGCGCTCGCTCTTGTCGCGCAGCAGGAATGTGCCAAAGCCGGAAATCTTGACGTTCTCGCCCTCGGCCAGAGAGTCAGAAACGAGGTCGAGGATCGATTCGACCATGTTCAAAGAATCGGCCCGCGACAGGCCCAGTTTGCGGTTGATGGCTTCGGCCAGATCAGCTCTCGTCAAAGTAGACATAGAT
Encoded proteins:
- a CDS encoding integration host factor subunit alpha, producing the protein MSTLTRADLAEAINRKLGLSRADSLNMVESILDLVSDSLAEGENVKISGFGTFLLRDKSERVGRNPKTGVEVPITPRRVLTFRASQMLKDRVAN